One segment of Triticum aestivum cultivar Chinese Spring chromosome 2A, IWGSC CS RefSeq v2.1, whole genome shotgun sequence DNA contains the following:
- the LOC123186246 gene encoding agmatine coumaroyltransferase-2 — protein sequence MKITMLSSRPVKPDYGACGAPPGSTDDVVPLTVLDKANFDAYISVIYAFRPPAPPNAVLEAGLARALVDYREWAGRLGVDAATGDRAILLTDAGARFVEATADVALDSVMPMKPTTEVLSLHPSGDDGPEELMLIQVTRFACGSIVVGFTAQHLVSDGRATSNFFLAWSQATRGVAVDPVPVHDRASFFKPRDLPQAEYEHRGVEFKPYEEIDENDDEGHAGDGDVVVVNKVHLSLEFISKLKSRASVGAQRPYSTLRCLVAHLWRCVTKARGLDGSVSTNVAIAVDGRARMSPQVPDGYTGNVVLWARPTATAQELVMRPLQHAVELINREVARISGGYFESFIDFASSEAVQKERLVPTADAAEMALSPNIEVDSWLRIPFYDLDFGGGQPFFFMPSYLPVEGLLILLPSFAGDGSVDAYVPLFSRDMDAFKNCCYNLE from the coding sequence ATGAAGATCACCATGCTCTCGTCCAGGCCCGTCAAGCCCGATTACGGCGCTTGCGGTGCACCTCCGGGCAGCACGGACGACGTCGTCCCGCTCACCGTGCTCGACAAGGCCAACTTCGACGCGTACATCTCCGTCATCTACGCGTTCCGCCCACCGGCGCCGCCCAACGCCGTCCTTGAGGCCGGCCTGGCCAGGGCGCTGGTGGATTACCGCGAGTGGGCTGGGCGGCTCGGCGTCGACGCGGCCACCGGCGACCGCGCGATCCTGCTCACCGACGCGGGAGCGCGGTTCGTGGAGGCGACGGCCGACGTGGCGCTGGACAGCGTCATGCCGATGAAGCCGACCACGGAGGTGCTGAGCCTGCACCCGAGCGGCGACGACGGGCCCGAGGAGCTGATGCTCATTCAGGTCACGCGCTTCGCGTGCGGGTCCATCGTCGTGGGGTTCACCGCGCAGCACCTCGTGTCCGACGGCCGTGCCACCAGCAACTTCTTCCTAGCGTGGAGCCAGGCTACCCGCGGCGTCGCCGTCGACCCCGTCCCGGTGCACGACCGCGCCTCCTTCTTTAAACCACGCGATCTGCCGCAGGCTGAGTACGAGCACCGCGGAGTAGAGTTCAAGCCCTACGAGGAGATTGACGAAAACGACGACGAAGGACACGCCGGGGACGGCGACGTGGTGGTGGTAAACAAGGTGCACCTCAGCCTGGAGTTCATCTCCAAGCTCAAGTCGCGGGCGTCTGTGGGCGCGCAACGGCCGTACAGCACGCTGCGGTGCTTGGTCGCCCACCTCTGGCGGTGCGTGACAAAGGCGCGCGGGCTCGACGGGAGCGTTTCCACCAACGTGGCCATCGCCGTGGACGGGCGAGCGCGGATGAGCCCGCAGGTGCCGGACGGCTACACCGGCAACGTCGTCCTCTGGGCGCGGCCCACCGCCACGGCGCAGGAGCTCGTGATGAGGCCGCTGCAGCACGCGGTGGAGCTCATCAACCGGGAGGTGGCTCGGATCAGCGGCGGCTACTTCGAGTCCTTCATCGACTTCGCCAGCTCCGAGGCGGTGCAGAAGGAGCGGCTGGTGCCGACGGCCGACGCGGCGGAGATGGCGCTGAGCCCCAACATCGAGGTGGACAGCTGGCTGCGGATCCCGTTCTACGACCTCGACTTCGGCGGCGGGCAGCCATTCTTCTTCATGCCAAGCTACCTGCCGGTGGAGGGCCTGCTCATCCTGCTGCCGTCTTTCGCCGGCGACGGGAGCGTGGACGCCTACGTGCCCCTCTTCAGCCGCGACATGGACGCCTTCAAGAACTGCTGCTACAACCTCGAGTAG